From a single Myotis daubentonii chromosome 5, mMyoDau2.1, whole genome shotgun sequence genomic region:
- the INSL3 gene encoding insulin-like 3, whose translation MDPRLLPWALVLLSSALVVTLGRAPTPEGPEKLCGHHFVRALVRVCGGPRWSPETGRPVAGGDRELLQWLEGRHLLHGLVAEDQMLVLDPQPLPQASHHHHHHHHHHRRATATNPARHCCLSGCTWQDLLTLCPH comes from the exons ATGGACCCCCGCCTGCTCCCCTGGGCGCTGGTGCTGCTGAGTTCGGCCCTGGTCGTGACGCTGGGCCGCGCGCCCACCCCGGAGGGGCCGGAGAAGCTGTGTGGCCACCATTTCGTCCGCGCGCTGGTGCGAGTGTGTGGGGGCCCGCGCTGGTCCCCGGAGACCGGGCGGCCAGTGGCTGGCGGAGACC GTGAGCTGCTGCAATGGCTGGAAGGACGACATCTCCTCCATGGCCTGGTGGCCGAGGACCAAATGCTGGTACTcgacccacagcccctgccccaggcctctcaccatcaccaccaccaccaccaccaccatcgccGGGCAACTGCCACCAACCCTGCCCGCCACTGCTGCCTTAGCGGCTGCACCTGGCAAGACCTACTGACCCTCTGTCCCCACTGA
- the B3GNT3 gene encoding N-acetyllactosaminide beta-1,3-N-acetylglucosaminyltransferase 3 produces MPNLKTMMRCFGSLRTETVLAVVLCTFSLLFLLLSLHTAPAPAACPRGRLEEPPDPRGAVTWPPLPARPPPAPCRANASVAQLPDFAEQPQHVRDFLLHRHCRDFPLLQDAPLSKCAQPVFLLLVIKSSPSNYERRELVRRTWGREREVHGVLLRRLFLVGTAPDPKEARKVNQLLAMEARVHGDILQWDFHDSFFNLTLKQVLFLQWQETRCTNASFILNGDDDVFAHTDNMVSYLQDHDPDHHLFVGQLIQYVGPIRVSWSKYYVPKIVTEDEHYPPYCGGGGFLLSRFTAAAVRRAAPALDLFPIDDVFLGMCLRHEGLQPASHSGIRTAGIWAPSARLSTFDPCFYRDLLLVHRFLPYEMWLMWEALSQPGLTCGKRRQIFGAGSGP; encoded by the exons ATGCCAAACCTGAAGACCATGATGAGGTGTTTCGGGTCCTTGCGGACAGAGACGGTCCTGGCCGTGGTCCTCTGCACCTTCtcgctcctcttcctcctcctcagtctGCACACGGCACCGGCGCCGGCCGCGTGCCCCCGCGGGCGCCTGGAGGAGCCGCCGGACCCCCGGGGGGCAGTGACCTGGCCGCCTCTGcccgcccggcccccgcccgccccctgccGGGCCAACGCCTCGGTGGCCCAGCTGCCCGACTTCGCGGAGCAGCCGCAGCACGTGCGCGACTTCCTGCTGCACAGACACTGCCGCGACTTCCCGCTGCTGCAGGACGCGCCGCTGAGCAAGTGCGCGCAGCCCGTCTTCCTGCTGCTGGTCATCAAGTCCTCGCCCAGCAATTACGAGCGCCGCGAGCTGGTGCGGCGCACGTGGGGCCGCGAGCGGGAGGTGCACGGCGTCCTGTTGCGGCGTCTCTTCCTGGTGGGCACGGCCCCGGACCCGAAGGAGGCCCGCAAGGTCAACCAGCTGCTGGCGATGGAGGCCAGGGTGCACGGGGACATCCTGCAGTGGGACTTCCACGACTCCTTCTTCAACCTCACGCTCAAGCAG GTGCTCTTCCTACAGTGGCAGGAGACCCGGTGCACCAACGCCAGCTTCATCCTCAACGGGGACGATGACGTCTTTGCACACACGGACAACATGGTCTCCTACCTGCAGGACCACGACCCTGACCACCACCTCTTTGTGGGGCAGCTCATCCAGTACGTGGGCCCCATCCGGGTCTCCTGGAGCAAGTACTATGTGCCCAAGATAGTGACGGAGGACGAGCACTACCCGCCCTACTGTGGAGGGGGGGGCTTCCTGCTGTCCCGCTTCACGGCGGCGGCCGTGCGCCGGGCTGCCCCCGCCCTCGACCTCTTCCCCATCGATGATGtcttcctgggcatgtgcctaagGCACGAGGGCCTGCAGCCCGCCTCGCACAGTGGCATCCGCACTGCCGGCATCTGGGCCCCCTCGGCACGGCTGTCCACCTTTGACCCCTGCTTCTACCGGGACCTGCTGCTGGTGCACCGCTTCCTGCCGTACGAGATgtggctcatgtgggaggcactGAGCCAGCCCGGCCTCACCTGTGGCAAGCGCAGGCAGATCTTCGGAGCGGGGTCGGGGCCCTAG